A DNA window from Ipomoea triloba cultivar NCNSP0323 chromosome 10, ASM357664v1 contains the following coding sequences:
- the LOC116032917 gene encoding transcription factor bHLH18-like yields MEIANMRSLAELGMEDSAYLQHWPICSLDELSAIPVSATFNNSLNPPFSQLHHQPIYGVKRPLELSQACEEDAAMKHPRTNSWSSSENDQAFSSQSVHQSFHVVNSDYTNQIRTRRPKEETISHPSAITFHADHHHILSQDPFVNQNFVFKASQGAKKISNTAQDHIIAERKRREKLSQRFIALSALVPGLKKMDKASVLGDAIKHLKQLQERVKILEEQTRKKSAQSVVFVKKYEVLADAENSSSDENLSGIDELLPEIEVRISDKDVLVRVHCEKSKGVVDRTVAELEKLHLSVTNSTAMSFGSSALDITIIAQMDEKFPMTVKDIVMNLRSALKMQPL; encoded by the exons ATGGAGATTGCTAATATGCGGAGTTTAGCAGAACTG GGAATGGAGGATTCTGCATATCTGCAGCACTGGCCAATATGCTCTCTGGATGAACTCAGCGCAATACCCGTGTCTGCAACGTTTAACAACAGCCTGAATCCGCCATTTTCTCAGCTTCATCATCAGCCAATCTATGGCGTGAAACGGCCACTGGAATTATCTCAGGCGTGTGAAGAAGACGCTGCAATGAAGCATCCCAGGACTAACAGCTGGAGTTCAAGTGAGAATGATCAAGCATTCAGCTCACAATCTGTTCATCAGAGTTTTCACGTTGTGAACTCAGATTACACCAACCAAATCAGAACCAGAAGGCCTAAAGAAGAAACAATCTCTCATCCCAGTGCCATAACTTTCCATGCTGATCATCATCACATTCTTTCTCAAGATCCCTTTGTGAACCAAAATTTCGTGTTCAAGGCCAGCCAGGGAGCCAAGAAGATCAGCAATACTGCTCAGGATCACATAATTGCAGAACGAAAACGGCGCGAAAAGCTCAGCCAGAGATTCATTGCTCTCTCTGCTCTAGTCCCAGGACTCAAAAAG ATGGACAAGGCGTCAGTTCTTGGGGATGCAATAAAGCACTTGAAACAGCTGCAAGAGAGAGTGAAGATACTGGAAGAGCAGACAAGGAAGAAGTCTGCACAGTCGGTAGTTTTTGTCAAGAAATATGAGGTTTTAGCAGATGCTGAGAATTCTTCCTCGGATGAAAACCTGTCTGGCATCGACGAGTTGCTCCCGGAGATCGAAGTAAGGATCTCTGATAAAGATGTTCTGGTTAGAGTCCACTGTGAAAAGAGCAAAGGGGTTGTTGATAGAACAGTTGCTGAACTGGAAAAGCTCCATCTCTCTGTCACCAATAGCACTGCCATGTCTTTTGGCAGTTCTGCCCTTGATATTACCATAATAGCTCAg atGGATGAGAAATTCCCAATGACAGTGAAGGATATTGTGATGAACTTAAGGTCAGCTCTCAAGATGCAGCCACTCTGA